A region of the Apium graveolens cultivar Ventura chromosome 6, ASM990537v1, whole genome shotgun sequence genome:
GAGGCTATGGTTCCCGCGGAAGTAGGAGCTGGATCCCTACGAAGGGACttgtttgttgaagaagatgcgGAAGTTAACCAaatgctccacttgaatttgttgGACGAAGCCAAAATGAACTCTCAGTTGAAGCTTGCTGCATATCAGCAGAGAAATCCAAGGTATTTTAATAAGAAGGTGAAGTATGTGCCATACAAGGTGGGAGATCTTGTGTTGCGAAAAGTCATGCCAAATACCAAAGTAGCTCAGCATGAGGTGCTTGGAGCCAACTGGGaggggccatacaaggtcaaggcTATACTTTGGAAGGGAACTTATCGCTTAGAAGATTTGGATGGCAAAGTCATTCCCCGGGCTTGGAATGCAGAGCATTTACGGAAGTCTTATCAGTAGAGGGTGGCTTTGGCCCCCTTATTTCTATGATTAATTCCTATGTAATAGActagtagcaaataaattcctcctaaCCTAGGGGGGTATTAGActagtagcaaataaattcctcctaaCCTAGGGGGGGTATTATACATTACTACGAACCTTGGAACTAGCAGAAAGAttaaattttcaaataatttccccACATAGCATAGTAGCTATGGGACTGGTGTAATTTTTacactagagcgcattatcaATAAAAGGAAAAAGTTGCTTCAAATTGCTTTGATTGCTTGGCATATAAAACTGTCAGACAAAGTTCCTTCATAATAAAGAAAAAGTTATGTGTAAAACACCAACAAAAGATATCCATGATATGATATGATAACAGAATTCCATTATTGTACTAGGAAATATGCCCTCTAAACCATAAGTTGTAAAATCTACGAACCTCAGATTTTGTTACTCCCAAATTCTTCCGTCAACAAAAACTAATTAATATATATTGTTGAGGGGGATCAGACCTGAATCATAAtctaaaaataattttacatTTACTGTTAAATCTGACTATTTTCATAAATTTGATACTAAAAATTTAACAATTGTGATGTATTAATTAGAATGCATGAAGCTTCTATTGGAAAAGATGGAACATATGATCAAGACAGCAGACGATTATGGGTGGACGGTATTTCACTATGTGGCATATAATGGTATTCATGAAATAATTGAAGATCTAGTACGTGTAGACAAATCTGTGGGCTATCTGGTAGAAAAGGAATGCAAAGCAACAGCTCTTCATATAGCAGCATATAATAATAAAGCTCTAGTGTTGTGGGAACT
Encoded here:
- the LOC141663961 gene encoding uncharacterized protein LOC141663961, which gives rise to MVPAEVGAGSLRRDLFVEEDAEVNQMLHLNLLDEAKMNSQLKLAAYQQRNPRYFNKKVKYVPYKVGDLVLRKVMPNTKVAQHEVLGANWEGPYKVKAILWKGTYRLEDLDGKVIPRAWNAEHLRKSYQ